A region from the Nitrospiria bacterium genome encodes:
- a CDS encoding dihydroorotate dehydrogenase, with protein sequence METLKAVKPTYDIALSYEENYARGPFFDGPFPERVIEKKIRFLDFEVNSIVGIPAGPLLNANWIRVYARLGFDLPVYKTVRTQARPSHPPPNCLFVDVKGQLTEKRFDKTLRSIEGDWKGPLEEISITNSFGMPSRDPRIWQEDVEKAKSYLEPGQILTVSVVGTVGEGDLMQDYARGAALAREAGADIVEINLSCPNVSSGEGQLFTDPEYAGRLCKTVKKALHHTPLMIKIGYLTDDHVLNELAKHTAPSIQAVSGINTLSFEVLTETGDPALPGKGRIRSGICGASIRECGIHQVSRLANIRQKEGYDFGLVGVGGIMRVEDIDRYVEAGADVVMSATGAMWDPYLAYRYWQSRRKPPNPPG encoded by the coding sequence ATGGAAACCTTAAAAGCCGTAAAACCGACCTACGATATCGCCCTCTCCTACGAAGAAAATTACGCCCGGGGCCCTTTTTTTGACGGGCCCTTCCCCGAACGGGTCATCGAAAAAAAAATCCGGTTCCTTGACTTCGAAGTCAATTCAATCGTGGGAATTCCCGCAGGCCCTCTTTTGAATGCCAATTGGATTCGGGTCTATGCCCGGCTGGGATTCGACCTCCCGGTCTATAAAACCGTCCGGACACAGGCCCGACCGAGCCACCCCCCTCCCAACTGCTTGTTTGTAGACGTGAAAGGACAACTGACCGAAAAGCGATTTGATAAAACACTTCGGAGCATCGAGGGCGATTGGAAGGGACCCTTGGAGGAAATTTCGATTACCAATTCATTCGGAATGCCTTCCCGGGACCCGCGGATCTGGCAGGAGGACGTCGAAAAGGCGAAATCATATCTCGAACCGGGGCAGATCCTGACCGTGAGCGTGGTGGGAACCGTGGGAGAGGGAGACCTCATGCAGGATTACGCCCGGGGAGCCGCCCTGGCCCGGGAAGCGGGAGCGGACATCGTCGAAATCAATCTTTCCTGCCCCAACGTCTCTTCCGGAGAGGGACAGCTCTTCACGGACCCCGAATACGCCGGCCGGCTTTGTAAAACCGTCAAGAAGGCGCTTCACCACACGCCTCTCATGATCAAAATCGGGTACCTCACGGATGATCACGTTCTGAACGAGCTGGCAAAGCACACCGCCCCATCGATTCAGGCCGTCAGCGGCATCAACACACTTTCCTTCGAGGTTTTGACCGAAACCGGGGACCCCGCCCTCCCGGGAAAGGGGAGGATCCGATCCGGGATCTGCGGCGCTTCCATCCGGGAATGCGGAATCCACCAGGTCTCCCGTCTGGCGAATATCCGGCAAAAAGAAGGATACGACTTCGGACTGGTCGGGGTGGGAGGAATCATGAGGGTAGAGGACATCGACCGCTATGTCGAAGCGGGAGCCGACGTGGTCATGAGCGCCACAGGGGCCATGTGGGATCCCTATCTGGCCTATCGTTACTGGCAGTCCCGCCGAAAACCACCGAACCCGCCCGGTTAA
- a CDS encoding glycerate kinase, with the protein MFRGKLKGRPKKAPMNYPELKKAARAIFDAGLSAVDPEVSVRRSVRRKGRDLWVRSQRYSLRRGTRIYVIGGGKACAPMAKALEKVLGDALTEGLIIVKYGHALNLEKTRVIEAGHPVPDEAGLEGVIEIFERLIGMTSQDIVICLLSGGGSSLLPLPVQGISLQDKQMTTQRLLSCGATIQEINAIRKHLSRVKGGQLVRRAYPARFISLVLSDVVGDPPDVIASGPTVADPTTFETCLKIIEKYQIESTLPFPVMDYLKTGSRGGYPETPKPDDPVFKRAQYVMVGNNRSALEAAKNKARRLGFHPLILSSRMEGETKEVAKVHAAIAREMVESHQPVRPPSCIISGGETTVTIRGNGKGGRNQEFALASALELEGVKGVAVLSGGTDGTDALTDAAGAYSDGSTAERARRSGLSPERHLSENNAYPLFETLGDLLITGPTRTNVMDIRLILVSA; encoded by the coding sequence GTGTTCAGAGGGAAGCTGAAGGGTAGACCCAAAAAAGCACCGATGAATTACCCGGAACTCAAAAAGGCTGCCCGTGCCATTTTTGATGCGGGATTGTCTGCTGTGGATCCGGAAGTCTCGGTCAGGAGGTCCGTCCGACGGAAAGGGCGTGACCTCTGGGTTCGCTCTCAACGCTACTCCCTCAGGCGGGGGACTCGGATTTACGTTATCGGCGGGGGAAAGGCCTGCGCCCCCATGGCCAAGGCTTTAGAGAAGGTTCTCGGGGATGCACTCACGGAGGGTCTGATCATCGTCAAGTACGGACATGCCTTAAATTTAGAAAAGACCCGGGTAATCGAAGCGGGCCATCCCGTGCCGGATGAGGCCGGCCTAGAGGGGGTCATAGAAATTTTCGAACGATTAATCGGGATGACTTCACAAGATATTGTCATTTGTCTTCTATCCGGGGGAGGATCTTCCCTGCTTCCGTTACCGGTTCAAGGGATCAGCCTTCAAGATAAGCAGATGACGACCCAGCGGCTCCTGTCCTGCGGGGCCACCATTCAAGAAATCAATGCCATTCGAAAACATCTATCGAGGGTCAAGGGAGGGCAGTTGGTCCGAAGGGCTTATCCCGCCCGGTTTATCTCCCTCGTTTTATCGGATGTGGTCGGAGACCCCCCCGATGTGATTGCTTCCGGACCGACGGTTGCGGATCCGACGACCTTTGAAACCTGCTTGAAGATCATTGAAAAATATCAAATCGAATCCACCCTGCCCTTTCCGGTTATGGATTATTTAAAAACGGGAAGTCGGGGAGGGTATCCGGAGACCCCGAAACCCGATGATCCCGTATTCAAGCGGGCACAATATGTCATGGTGGGGAACAACCGGTCGGCACTGGAAGCCGCCAAAAATAAAGCCAGGCGGTTGGGATTTCATCCGCTGATTCTATCGAGCCGTATGGAAGGGGAAACAAAAGAGGTTGCCAAAGTTCACGCGGCCATCGCCCGGGAAATGGTGGAAAGCCACCAGCCGGTCCGACCCCCGTCCTGTATTATTTCGGGTGGAGAAACCACGGTAACGATTCGGGGAAACGGGAAGGGCGGCCGGAACCAGGAATTCGCGTTGGCCTCCGCACTGGAACTGGAAGGGGTGAAGGGGGTGGCGGTTCTGAGCGGGGGGACCGACGGGACGGACGCCTTGACCGACGCCGCCGGGGCGTATTCCGACGGGAGTACGGCGGAACGGGCCCGCCGATCGGGTCTATCGCCCGAAAGGCATCTTTCCGAAAATAACGCCTATCCTTTATTCGAGACCCTGGGGGACCTTCTGATCACGGGACCGACCCGGACCAATGTGATGGATATTCGGTTGATCCTGGTCTCTGCTTAA